In the genome of Dickeya fangzhongdai, one region contains:
- a CDS encoding APC family permease: protein MTDSTVSTPRVQLRKTLTLVPVVMMGLAYMQPMTLFDTFGIVSGLTDGHVATAYAFALIAILFTALSYGKLVRRFPSAGSAYTYAQKAISPTVGFMVGWSSLLDYLFMPMINILLAKIYFETLIPSIPSWIFVVLLVGFMTLSNLRGIKTVANFNSLIVVLQVAVMVAITGMVIYGVAHGEGAGTLTSSRPFWSDNAHVVPMITGATILCFSFLGFDGISSLSEETKDAGRVIPKAIFLTALLGGVIFVVVSYFLQLYFPDISRFQHPDASQPEIMLYVAGKAFQFGILIFSCVTVLASGMAAHAGVSRLMYVMGRDGVFPERFFGYVHPRWRTPALNVLLVGVIALSAISFDLVTATALINFGALVAFTFVNLSVISQFYIRERRNKTLKDTVNYLILPVMGALTVGALWLNLESTSMTLGLVWAAIGLLYLTFVTRSFRQPVPQYNEDLA from the coding sequence ATGACTGATTCCACTGTTTCCACGCCGCGCGTACAACTGCGTAAAACTCTGACCCTGGTTCCTGTCGTGATGATGGGCCTGGCCTACATGCAGCCGATGACGCTGTTTGATACCTTCGGTATCGTTTCCGGTCTGACCGATGGTCACGTCGCCACCGCATACGCGTTTGCGCTGATTGCCATTCTGTTTACCGCACTCAGCTACGGCAAACTGGTTCGTCGTTTCCCGTCCGCCGGGTCGGCCTATACCTATGCCCAGAAAGCGATTAGTCCGACTGTCGGCTTCATGGTGGGATGGTCGTCGTTGCTGGATTATCTGTTCATGCCGATGATCAACATCCTGCTGGCGAAAATCTATTTTGAAACCCTGATCCCCAGTATTCCGTCGTGGATTTTTGTGGTGTTGCTGGTAGGCTTCATGACGCTGTCCAACCTGCGCGGCATCAAAACCGTCGCCAACTTCAATAGCCTGATCGTCGTGCTGCAGGTCGCCGTGATGGTGGCCATCACCGGTATGGTGATTTATGGTGTGGCGCATGGCGAGGGCGCGGGTACGCTGACCAGCAGCCGTCCGTTCTGGTCCGATAACGCCCATGTGGTGCCGATGATCACAGGCGCGACGATCCTGTGCTTTTCGTTCCTTGGTTTTGACGGCATCAGTTCGCTGTCTGAAGAGACCAAAGATGCAGGCCGTGTGATTCCGAAAGCCATTTTTCTGACGGCGTTGCTCGGCGGCGTAATTTTCGTGGTGGTGTCCTACTTCCTGCAACTGTACTTCCCGGATATTTCACGTTTTCAACATCCGGATGCCTCTCAGCCTGAAATCATGCTGTACGTGGCGGGTAAGGCCTTCCAGTTCGGCATTCTGATTTTCTCCTGCGTCACCGTACTGGCGTCCGGTATGGCGGCGCATGCCGGCGTGTCCCGTCTGATGTATGTGATGGGGCGTGACGGCGTATTCCCGGAACGCTTCTTCGGTTATGTACATCCGCGCTGGCGGACGCCGGCGTTGAACGTACTGCTGGTCGGCGTTATCGCGCTGTCTGCCATCTCGTTCGATCTGGTTACCGCGACGGCGTTGATCAACTTCGGGGCGCTGGTGGCTTTCACCTTCGTCAACCTGTCGGTGATTTCTCAGTTCTATATCCGTGAACGCCGCAACAAGACGCTGAAAGACACCGTGAACTACCTGATTCTGCCGGTCATGGGCGCGTTGACCGTCGGCGCGCTGTGGCTGAATCTGGAAAGCACCTCAATGACGCTGGGGCTGGTATGGGCAGCGATTGGTCTGCTCTATCTGACGTTCGTGACGCGCAGTTTCAGACAGCCGGTACCGCAGTACAACGAAGATCTGGCGTAA
- the citC gene encoding [citrate (pro-3S)-lyase] ligase — protein sequence MYADESFTFSTLDVRVQPREVAEVSQFLGMCQLGMDKDIEFFVVGRHNGQLVACAGLCANTIKCVAVDPGYRDLNLGVKVVNEVVQFAAERGQFHLFLYTRPCNITVFRGCGFYPLACYEDKAVLMENTPIGIKQYCQSLATQVKPGRDIGTIVMNANPFTLGHCYLAEQAARACDWLHIFVVREDVSFFPFTERLDMVRQGVAHIPNLTVHAGSEYMISKATFPGYFLKEEQLITQAHAALDLIIFRQYIAPALGITRRFVGTEPFCPVTHRYNQDMHHWLEQAGQVAAPALEVVEIERTREHSGLAISASEVRRLLKLRQFEHIREIVPATTFAHLQRYGELACA from the coding sequence ATGTACGCCGATGAGAGTTTTACTTTTTCCACGCTGGATGTTCGCGTCCAACCCCGTGAAGTGGCTGAAGTCAGTCAGTTTCTCGGGATGTGCCAGTTGGGCATGGACAAGGATATCGAGTTTTTTGTGGTGGGCAGGCATAACGGCCAACTGGTTGCCTGTGCCGGGTTGTGCGCGAATACCATCAAGTGTGTGGCGGTGGATCCCGGCTATCGTGACCTCAACCTGGGGGTGAAAGTGGTGAACGAGGTGGTGCAGTTCGCTGCCGAACGTGGCCAGTTCCATCTGTTTCTCTACACCCGCCCCTGCAATATCACGGTTTTCCGCGGTTGCGGTTTCTACCCGCTGGCCTGTTATGAAGACAAGGCCGTGTTGATGGAAAATACGCCTATCGGCATCAAACAGTATTGCCAGTCCCTGGCGACACAGGTCAAACCGGGTCGGGATATCGGCACCATCGTGATGAACGCCAACCCGTTCACGCTGGGGCATTGTTATCTGGCGGAGCAAGCCGCCCGCGCCTGTGACTGGCTGCATATTTTCGTGGTGCGGGAAGATGTGTCCTTTTTCCCGTTCACCGAACGGCTGGACATGGTACGTCAGGGGGTGGCGCACATCCCGAATCTGACGGTTCACGCCGGGTCGGAATACATGATCTCCAAAGCCACGTTTCCGGGCTATTTCCTGAAAGAAGAGCAACTGATTACTCAGGCCCATGCGGCGCTGGATCTGATCATCTTTCGCCAGTACATCGCACCGGCGCTCGGTATTACCCGGCGCTTTGTCGGCACAGAACCCTTCTGCCCGGTAACGCACCGTTATAACCAGGATATGCACCACTGGCTGGAGCAGGCCGGGCAGGTTGCCGCGCCGGCGCTGGAAGTGGTGGAAATTGAACGCACTCGCGAACACTCCGGCCTGGCGATTTCCGCCTCTGAAGTGCGCCGGTTACTGAAGCTGCGTCAGTTTGAACATATCCGCGAGATCGTCCCGGCGACTACGTTTGCGCATTTACAACGCTATGGCGAACTCGCCTGTGCGTAA
- the citX gene encoding citrate lyase holo-[acyl-carrier protein] synthase, producing the protein MSDAAIDSTIAVSLESLLAAKERRCARQQQLLARHQSTLVSLTLVTPGPVKDSPLYRRAMTEAVAAFNDLCLARGWEALEQQLHWLDTGAEAFWVITKDALSVKAAAIALEDQHPLGRLWDFDVFCPQEGSISRTLLAHDRRRCILCDESAHACARSRRHALPDVIEKIEGILHAWFNAH; encoded by the coding sequence GTGAGCGATGCTGCGATAGACTCAACGATCGCCGTCTCACTGGAAAGCCTGCTAGCGGCGAAGGAACGCCGCTGTGCCCGCCAGCAGCAATTGCTGGCGCGGCACCAGTCTACGCTGGTGTCGCTGACGCTGGTGACGCCGGGTCCGGTTAAAGATTCGCCGCTATATCGCCGGGCGATGACGGAAGCGGTCGCGGCGTTCAATGACTTGTGCCTGGCGCGCGGCTGGGAAGCGCTGGAGCAACAGTTGCACTGGCTGGATACCGGCGCAGAGGCATTCTGGGTCATCACCAAGGATGCATTGAGCGTTAAGGCGGCGGCCATTGCACTGGAAGATCAGCACCCGTTGGGGCGGCTGTGGGATTTTGACGTATTTTGTCCGCAGGAAGGGTCGATCAGCCGAACGTTACTGGCGCATGATCGTCGTCGATGTATACTCTGTGATGAATCGGCGCATGCCTGCGCGCGTTCGCGCCGCCATGCGTTACCGGACGTGATTGAAAAAATCGAGGGTATCCTCCATGCCTGGTTTAACGCACACTGA
- the citD gene encoding citrate lyase acyl carrier protein has protein sequence MKIIKEALAGTFESSDLLVKVAPAEGQLTVVINSEVIKQFGAQIKQVVNDTLSTLGVESGTIVVEDKGALDCVIRARVQSAVLRAADVDQIDWEKL, from the coding sequence ATGAAAATTATCAAGGAGGCCCTGGCGGGCACCTTTGAATCCAGCGACTTGCTGGTCAAGGTGGCGCCGGCGGAAGGCCAGTTGACCGTGGTGATAAACAGTGAAGTCATCAAACAGTTTGGCGCACAGATCAAGCAGGTGGTGAACGACACCCTGAGCACGCTGGGCGTAGAGTCCGGCACCATCGTGGTTGAAGACAAGGGCGCGCTGGATTGCGTAATTCGTGCCCGGGTGCAGAGCGCCGTGCTGCGTGCCGCCGATGTTGATCAGATTGACTGGGAGAAACTGTGA
- a CDS encoding 2-hydroxycarboxylate transporter family protein: MSTTDDSYIVVKDEASGKVSLKEKWWHVLDNYKIGVIPVPLFILAGLLIALDCLEGKLPSDIVVMVATLAFFGFACGEFGKRLPLIGKMGAAAICATFIPSALVYYGLLPQVVVDSTTKFYKSTNILYLYICCIIVGSIMSMNRQTLIQGFLRIFFPMLCGEIVGMIVGMGVGIMLGMDPFQIFFFLVLPIMAGGVGEGAIPLSIGYATLLHMEQGVALGRILPIVMLGSLTAIVLAGVLNQLGKRYPHLTGEGDLMPNKANGTEQAPATLTSTLSGKMDPANLAAGALLAILLYMIGMLGYKLIGLPAPVGMLFAAVIVKLLNGASPRLLEGSQVVYKFFQTSVTYPILFAVGVAITPWEELVHAFTITNLLVIVSTVVALVTTGFFVGKKIGMHPIDVAIISCCQSGQGGTGDVAILTAGNRMVLMPFAQIATRIGGAINVSVALLVLGKFLV; the protein is encoded by the coding sequence ATGAGTACCACTGATGATTCTTATATCGTTGTAAAAGATGAGGCCTCTGGGAAGGTTTCATTAAAAGAAAAATGGTGGCATGTTCTGGATAACTATAAAATTGGTGTTATTCCAGTGCCGCTGTTTATCCTTGCCGGGCTATTGATTGCACTGGACTGCCTTGAAGGGAAACTGCCCAGCGATATCGTGGTGATGGTCGCCACGCTGGCGTTCTTCGGTTTTGCCTGTGGTGAGTTCGGTAAGCGTTTGCCGCTTATCGGCAAAATGGGTGCGGCGGCTATCTGCGCCACCTTTATTCCGTCTGCGCTGGTGTATTACGGCCTGCTGCCGCAGGTAGTTGTAGACTCCACCACCAAATTCTATAAATCCACCAACATTCTGTATCTGTATATCTGCTGCATTATCGTCGGCAGCATCATGAGCATGAACCGGCAGACGCTGATTCAGGGCTTCCTGCGTATTTTTTTCCCCATGCTGTGCGGTGAAATAGTGGGCATGATTGTCGGTATGGGCGTCGGCATTATGCTGGGGATGGACCCGTTCCAGATCTTCTTCTTCCTGGTGCTGCCGATCATGGCTGGCGGCGTGGGTGAAGGGGCGATTCCGCTTTCTATCGGTTACGCCACGCTGCTGCACATGGAACAGGGCGTCGCGCTGGGCCGTATCCTGCCAATCGTCATGCTGGGCAGCCTGACCGCTATCGTTCTTGCCGGTGTACTGAATCAACTGGGTAAACGTTATCCGCACCTGACCGGTGAAGGCGACCTGATGCCGAACAAGGCAAACGGCACCGAACAGGCTCCGGCCACACTCACCAGCACGCTGAGCGGCAAAATGGACCCGGCCAATCTGGCTGCGGGCGCTCTGCTGGCTATCTTGCTGTACATGATCGGTATGCTGGGCTACAAGCTGATTGGTCTGCCGGCCCCGGTAGGCATGCTGTTCGCCGCGGTGATCGTGAAACTGCTCAATGGTGCGTCTCCGCGTCTGCTGGAAGGCTCCCAGGTGGTTTACAAATTCTTCCAGACGTCTGTGACCTATCCGATTCTGTTCGCCGTTGGTGTGGCGATCACGCCGTGGGAAGAACTGGTGCACGCGTTCACCATTACCAACCTGCTGGTGATTGTTTCCACCGTGGTAGCGCTGGTTACCACCGGTTTCTTCGTCGGCAAGAAAATCGGTATGCATCCGATTGATGTTGCCATCATCTCCTGCTGCCAGAGCGGGCAGGGCGGTACCGGCGACGTGGCTATTCTCACCGCCGGCAACCGTATGGTGCTGATGCCATTCGCTCAGATTGCTACCCGTATTGGTGGGGCAATCAACGTCTCCGTGGCCTTGCTGGTTCTTGGCAAGTTCCTGGTGTGA
- the citF gene encoding citrate lyase subunit alpha translates to MSNFIEALQKQYPEKSHLQPFVNANHSTPWLNDVTEKHQRKLCADLEEAIRKSGLQDGMTISFHHAFREGDKVINHVVDTLARLGFKNLTLASSSLMTCNAPLIEHIRNGVITRIYTSGMRGKLADAISHGLMKEPVQIHSHGGRVHLLQSGELKIDVAFLGVPSSDEFGNANGTSGKSRCGSLGYAMVDAQYAGKVVLLTESLVPFPNMPASLVQDQVDFVVPVEEVGDPAKISVGAARVTSNPRELLIARSAADVIEHSGYFKPGFSIQTGSGAASTACTRFLEDRMQKQGVVASFALGGITGSIVDLHEKGLIEKLLDTQCFDANAAASLAKNPNHVEISTNVYANPSSKAACCDQLDVVILSALEIDTQFNVNVITGSDGVMRGASGGHCDVATAANLTIVVAPLIRSRIPTVVRQVTTCVTPGSAIDVLVTDHGIAVNPARPDVAERLINAGLSVMSIEELYQRAIQLVGEPKAIEFHDRIVGVIRYRDGSVIDVVRQVKEDNE, encoded by the coding sequence ATGAGTAACTTTATTGAAGCACTGCAGAAGCAATATCCAGAAAAAAGCCATCTGCAACCGTTCGTCAATGCCAACCACAGTACCCCCTGGCTGAATGACGTCACCGAAAAACACCAGCGCAAGCTGTGCGCCGATCTGGAAGAAGCCATTCGCAAAAGCGGGCTGCAGGACGGCATGACGATTTCGTTCCACCACGCGTTCCGTGAAGGGGACAAGGTGATTAACCACGTGGTGGACACCCTGGCCCGTCTGGGTTTTAAAAACCTGACGCTGGCTTCCAGTTCGTTGATGACCTGCAACGCGCCGCTGATCGAGCATATCCGCAATGGCGTGATTACCCGTATTTACACCTCCGGCATGCGCGGCAAGCTGGCGGACGCCATCTCTCACGGCCTGATGAAAGAGCCGGTACAGATTCACTCTCACGGCGGCCGCGTGCATCTGCTGCAGAGCGGCGAGCTGAAGATTGACGTCGCATTCCTCGGGGTGCCGAGCAGCGACGAATTCGGCAACGCCAACGGCACGTCGGGTAAATCCCGCTGCGGCTCGCTCGGCTACGCGATGGTCGATGCGCAGTACGCCGGTAAAGTAGTGCTGCTGACCGAAAGTCTGGTGCCGTTCCCTAACATGCCGGCCAGTCTGGTGCAGGATCAGGTGGACTTTGTGGTGCCGGTGGAAGAAGTCGGCGACCCGGCGAAAATCAGCGTAGGCGCGGCGCGCGTCACCAGCAACCCGCGTGAACTGCTGATTGCCCGCAGCGCGGCAGACGTGATCGAACACTCCGGCTATTTCAAACCGGGCTTTTCGATCCAGACCGGTTCCGGCGCAGCGTCTACCGCCTGTACCCGTTTTCTGGAAGATCGCATGCAGAAGCAGGGCGTGGTGGCGAGTTTCGCACTCGGCGGCATCACCGGCAGCATTGTCGACTTGCATGAAAAAGGACTGATTGAAAAGCTGCTGGACACCCAGTGCTTTGACGCCAACGCCGCGGCATCGCTGGCGAAGAACCCCAACCATGTGGAAATCTCCACCAATGTCTACGCCAACCCCAGCTCCAAGGCCGCCTGCTGCGACCAGTTGGACGTGGTGATTCTGAGCGCGCTGGAAATCGATACCCAGTTTAACGTCAACGTGATCACCGGTTCCGACGGTGTCATGCGCGGCGCGTCCGGCGGCCATTGCGACGTGGCGACGGCGGCTAACCTGACTATCGTGGTCGCGCCGTTGATTCGCAGCCGTATTCCGACGGTAGTCCGTCAGGTAACGACCTGCGTGACGCCGGGCAGCGCCATCGACGTGTTGGTGACTGACCACGGCATCGCCGTTAACCCGGCGCGTCCGGATGTAGCGGAACGCCTGATCAACGCCGGTCTGAGCGTGATGTCGATTGAAGAACTGTACCAGCGTGCGATTCAACTGGTGGGCGAACCTAAAGCCATTGAATTCCACGATCGCATCGTCGGGGTGATTCGCTACCGTGACGGCAGCGTGATTGACGTGGTACGTCAGGTTAAAGAGGACAACGAGTGA
- a CDS encoding flagellar brake protein yields the protein MDVVDNNMKEQYARRNKMAICATLRGLQKQDATVMVYHTHGQFISKILEVDSDEEEFLFDLGALERENSRALFAGELEFAAETAGAKVEFRSTIIRTVEHDGFPAFCAAVPDVLYYIQRRNFFRINSPAWPPMSCRGELPDNTHFEFSLKDLSLGGLSMYTDDKAMAELFEPGMLLKNIDVDLASYGQFCLDLHFVNHATTKVVDSKGEVKQIERLSFKFSTLNAAQERGLQQVITELELDQNEKRKRLR from the coding sequence ATGGATGTAGTGGATAACAATATGAAAGAGCAGTACGCCAGGCGCAATAAAATGGCTATTTGCGCCACATTACGCGGACTGCAAAAGCAAGACGCCACAGTAATGGTGTATCACACGCACGGTCAGTTCATCAGCAAGATCCTTGAGGTTGATTCAGACGAAGAGGAGTTTCTGTTTGACCTCGGCGCGCTAGAGCGTGAAAACAGTCGGGCGTTGTTTGCGGGTGAACTGGAGTTTGCGGCAGAAACGGCTGGCGCCAAGGTTGAATTTCGTTCCACGATCATCAGAACGGTCGAACATGACGGTTTTCCCGCCTTCTGCGCGGCGGTTCCCGACGTGCTGTACTATATCCAGCGCCGTAATTTTTTCCGCATCAATTCACCTGCCTGGCCGCCCATGAGCTGTCGGGGAGAGCTGCCGGATAACACCCATTTCGAATTTAGCCTGAAGGATTTGTCGCTGGGCGGTCTGTCTATGTACACCGACGACAAAGCGATGGCTGAATTGTTTGAACCGGGCATGCTCCTGAAAAACATTGATGTGGATCTCGCCAGCTACGGGCAATTCTGTCTGGACTTGCATTTTGTCAACCATGCCACCACCAAAGTCGTTGACAGTAAAGGCGAGGTGAAGCAGATCGAGCGTCTGAGCTTCAAGTTTTCGACGCTAAATGCCGCGCAAGAACGGGGATTACAGCAGGTGATAACCGAACTTGAACTGGATCAAAACGAAAAACGCAAACGGCTTCGCTGA
- a CDS encoding fumarylacetoacetate hydrolase family protein: MKLASYRHHGKNSYGIHTPAGLIDLGSRLGDRYSDLKALLAGDALQEAAAFQSETPDVAVADVTFLPVIVAPSKILCVGMNYADKRKEFNEQNPAPTLFVRFADSQTGHGTQVLKPHYSSEFDYEGELAVIIGKDGQNISRDEALSFVAGYSCYMDGSARDWQHSWFTAGKNWQKTGAFGPYLTTRDEIPDPHALAIRTYLNGRMVQDDNTASMIHKVADLIEYISTFTALSAGDVIITGSPGGVGKKRTPPLFMKPGDSIEVEIENVGHLRNTIGEVAQPVKTPRAAPAAVGH, from the coding sequence ATGAAACTTGCAAGTTACCGCCATCACGGCAAAAACAGCTACGGGATCCACACGCCTGCGGGCCTGATTGATTTGGGAAGCCGGCTCGGCGACCGTTATTCGGACCTGAAAGCGTTGCTGGCTGGCGATGCGCTCCAGGAAGCTGCGGCTTTCCAGAGCGAGACTCCGGACGTCGCCGTGGCAGACGTGACCTTCCTGCCGGTGATTGTGGCGCCGTCCAAAATCCTGTGCGTCGGCATGAACTACGCCGACAAACGTAAAGAGTTCAACGAACAGAACCCGGCGCCGACGCTGTTTGTGCGTTTCGCCGACTCGCAGACCGGCCACGGCACCCAGGTGCTCAAGCCGCACTACTCCAGCGAGTTCGACTATGAAGGCGAGCTGGCGGTCATCATCGGTAAAGATGGTCAGAACATCAGCCGCGACGAAGCGCTGTCGTTTGTCGCCGGTTACAGCTGCTATATGGACGGTTCCGCCCGCGACTGGCAGCACAGCTGGTTTACCGCCGGTAAGAACTGGCAGAAAACCGGTGCGTTCGGGCCTTACCTCACTACCCGTGACGAAATTCCGGATCCGCACGCGCTGGCCATCCGTACCTACCTGAACGGCCGCATGGTACAGGACGACAATACCGCCAGCATGATTCACAAAGTGGCGGATCTGATTGAGTACATCAGTACCTTCACCGCGCTGAGCGCCGGTGACGTGATTATTACCGGTTCGCCTGGCGGCGTCGGTAAGAAACGTACTCCGCCGCTGTTCATGAAACCGGGCGACAGCATTGAAGTGGAAATTGAAAACGTGGGTCACCTGCGCAACACCATTGGTGAAGTCGCTCAGCCGGTGAAAACCCCGCGAGCGGCACCCGCCGCTGTGGGGCACTGA
- the citE gene encoding citrate (pro-3S)-lyase subunit beta has product MSTTQPKKLRRSMLFLPGANAAMLSNAFIYKPDSIMFDLEDAVSLREKDTARLLVHHALQHPMYQGIETVVRINQLNTPFGLKDLEASVRGGADVIRLPKTDSTDDVAELEHHLARIEKECGREVGSTRIMAAIESAVGVINAVSIARSSERMIGIALAAFDYVMDMQTERGDGTELFYARCAVLHAARAAGIDAFDVVYSNVNDEEGFLKEVELIRKLGFNGKSLINPRQIELLHNAYAPTQDEVDYAHLVIKAAEDGERAGLGVISLNGKMIDGPIIDHARRVVERALASGVRK; this is encoded by the coding sequence ATGAGCACCACTCAGCCGAAAAAACTGCGCCGTAGTATGCTGTTCCTGCCGGGCGCGAATGCCGCCATGTTGTCCAACGCTTTCATCTACAAACCGGACTCCATCATGTTTGACCTGGAGGACGCCGTTTCCCTGCGTGAGAAAGATACCGCGCGCCTGCTGGTTCACCATGCGTTGCAGCACCCGATGTATCAGGGCATCGAAACCGTGGTGCGTATCAATCAGCTCAATACTCCGTTCGGTCTTAAGGATCTGGAAGCGTCTGTGCGAGGCGGCGCGGATGTCATCCGTTTGCCGAAAACCGACTCTACCGACGATGTCGCCGAGCTGGAACACCATCTGGCGCGCATCGAAAAAGAGTGCGGTCGTGAAGTCGGTTCGACCCGCATCATGGCGGCGATCGAGTCCGCGGTCGGGGTGATCAATGCCGTGTCTATCGCCCGCTCCTCCGAGCGCATGATCGGCATCGCGCTGGCGGCGTTCGACTATGTGATGGATATGCAAACCGAACGCGGCGACGGCACCGAGTTGTTCTATGCCCGCTGCGCGGTGCTGCATGCCGCTCGCGCTGCCGGTATCGACGCCTTTGACGTGGTGTACTCCAACGTCAACGACGAAGAAGGGTTCCTGAAAGAAGTGGAACTGATCCGCAAACTGGGCTTCAACGGCAAATCGCTGATCAACCCGCGCCAGATTGAACTGCTGCACAACGCCTACGCGCCGACTCAGGATGAGGTGGACTACGCTCATCTGGTCATCAAGGCGGCGGAAGACGGCGAACGCGCTGGTTTGGGGGTAATTTCGCTGAACGGAAAAATGATCGACGGCCCGATTATCGACCACGCCCGCCGGGTGGTGGAGCGTGCGCTGGCCTCCGGCGTGCGCAAATAA
- the citG gene encoding triphosphoribosyl-dephospho-CoA synthase CitG, which produces MPGLTHTESSVSSPLLTTLFPDATGALVALPTIHQQVADALTIEVMLTPKPGLVDRDNNGAHRDMDVPLFQASIAALAPWFSRFTEAGMAHSALPITQLLPQARPIGIAAEQAMLAATGGVNTHKGGIFAFGLLCSAAGWLAGRRLQLTQDSLCQCAARMSADLVRNELENSQHTATAGEHLFRRHGLTGARGEAASGFATVRQHALPAYLRARAQGQDDESALLQTLVVLMAHNPDTNVVSRGGMEGLAFVQSHARALLSGGVTRRGLQEMNQALVERNISPGGSADLLALTWLLSHYPRV; this is translated from the coding sequence ATGCCTGGTTTAACGCACACTGAGTCGAGTGTTTCCTCTCCGTTACTGACAACGCTATTTCCTGATGCCACCGGCGCGCTGGTGGCACTACCTACGATTCACCAGCAGGTGGCTGACGCCCTGACCATTGAGGTGATGCTGACGCCAAAACCCGGTCTGGTGGATCGGGATAACAACGGCGCTCATCGCGATATGGATGTGCCGCTGTTTCAGGCCAGTATCGCCGCGCTGGCTCCCTGGTTTTCACGTTTTACCGAAGCAGGCATGGCGCATAGCGCGTTGCCGATAACCCAGCTCCTGCCGCAGGCGCGGCCTATCGGCATCGCCGCCGAACAGGCGATGCTGGCTGCGACGGGCGGCGTGAATACGCACAAAGGCGGCATTTTCGCCTTTGGATTACTGTGCAGCGCAGCCGGTTGGCTGGCGGGCCGTCGGCTACAACTGACGCAGGACAGCCTGTGCCAGTGCGCCGCGCGGATGAGCGCCGATTTGGTGCGTAATGAGCTGGAGAACAGCCAGCACACCGCGACGGCTGGAGAACATCTGTTCCGGCGTCACGGCTTGACCGGTGCGCGGGGAGAAGCCGCCAGCGGTTTTGCTACCGTTCGTCAGCATGCGCTGCCCGCTTATCTGCGCGCTCGCGCCCAGGGGCAGGACGACGAATCGGCCTTGCTGCAGACGCTGGTGGTATTAATGGCCCACAATCCGGATACCAACGTAGTCTCCCGTGGCGGAATGGAAGGGCTGGCGTTCGTACAGTCGCATGCGCGGGCATTGCTGTCCGGCGGTGTGACCCGACGGGGTCTGCAGGAGATGAATCAGGCGCTGGTCGAACGTAACATCAGCCCTGGCGGCAGCGCCGATCTGCTGGCGCTAACCTGGCTGCTTTCTCACTATCCCCGCGTCTGA